One Podarcis muralis chromosome 1, rPodMur119.hap1.1, whole genome shotgun sequence genomic window carries:
- the LOC114583944 gene encoding TNF receptor-associated factor 2, whose protein sequence is MAASGSCTPPGFPKAILRAEVQGKYLCSECEDLLRRPFQAQCGHRYCAYCLKKLVGSGPLPCAACLREGLYEEGVSVLDSATAFPDNAARREVESLPAACTRRDCPWKGTVKEYEFADHVRSCGRFRAPCRFRPVGCGEVLEKEALPLHEAQNFPEHLGLLLNFALRLGRCLRTQGPTLAQDPHPIGGPDSSQDPHPIGGPDSSQDPHPIRGPDSARVPHSPQDPHLFGAPHSAQDPHLIRGPNSAPDPHFLGAPNLSQDPHPIGGPDPPPDPHFLGPPAPQPWAALELKTATLEKIVCVLNREVERLAAESVQERRREEERVEALTHKIRSLERNLALKEAGLAEVESTLRRAEEATYDGVLIWNVEEVGRKRQEAVAGRAPAVFSPAFYTSRYGYKMCLCLYLNGDGSGRNTHLSLFFVLMKGPNDALLKWPFNQKVTLMLLDQDHREHVIDAFRPDVTSSSFQRPIGALNVASGCLLFCPLSKMAARDSYVQDDTLFIKAIVDLTGL, encoded by the exons ATGGCGGCCTCCGGATCCTGCACCCCGCCCGGCTTCCCCAAGGCCATCCTGAGGGCCGAGGTGCAAGGCAAGTACCTGTGCTCCGAGTGCGAGGATCTGCTGCGCCGCCCCTTCCAGGCCCAGTGCGGCCACCGCTACTGCGCCTACTGCCTGAAGAAGCTGGTGGGCTCGGGGCCCCTGCCCTGCGCTGCCTGCCTCCGGGAAGGGCTGTACGAAGAGGGCGTCTCCGTCTTGGACAGCGCCACGGCTTTCCCCGATAACGCCGCACGGCGCGAGGTGGAAAGCCTCCCGGCCGCCTGCACCcgcagggactgtccctggaaaggtACCGTCAAGGAGTATGAGTTTGCCGATCACGTCCGGAGCTGCGGAAGGTTCCGGGCGCCGTGCCGCTTCCGGCCTGTCGGCTGCGGCGAGGTGCTGGAGAAGGAGGCCCTGCCCCTCCATGAGGCCCAGAACTTTCCGGAACATCTCGGCCTACTCCTGAACTTCGCCCTCCGGCTGGGG aggtgcttgaggactca GGGCCCCACTTTGGCACAAGACCCCCATCCAATTGGGGGCCCTGATTCGTCCCAAGACCCCCATCCAATTGGGGGCCCCGATTCGTCCCAAGACCCCCATCCAATCAGGGGCCCCGATTCAGCCAGGGTACCCCATTCACCCCAAGACCCCCATTTATTTGGGGCCCCACATTCGGCCCAAGACCCCCATCTAATCAGGGGCCCCAATTCAGCCCCAGACCCCCATTTTCTCGGGGCCCCAAATTTGTCCCAAGACCCCCATCCAATTGGGGGCCCCGATCCGCCCCCAGACCCCCATTTCCTTGGGCCCCCGGCCCCCCAGCCCTGGGCGGCCCTCGAACTCAAGACCGCCACCCTAGAGAAGATCGTCTGCGTCCTCAACCGGGAAGTGGAGCGGCTGGCAGCCGAATCAGTGCAAGAGCGGCGCCGGGAAGAGGAGCGCGTCGAAGCGCTGACCCACAAGATCCGGAGCCTGGAGAGGAACCTGGCGCTGAAGGAGGCGGGTCTGGCGGAAGTGGAGTCGACGCTTCGGCGCGCGGAAGAGGCGACCTATGACGGTGTCTTGATCTGGAACGTGGAGGAAGTGGGGCGGAAGAGGCAGGAAGCGGTGGCCGGCCGGGCACCGGCCGTCTTCTCGCCGGCCTTCTACACCAGCCGCTACGGCTACAAGATGTGCCTCTGCCTCTACCTCAATGGCGACGGATCCGGGCGCaacacccacctctccctcttcttcGTCCTCATGAAGGGGCCCAATGACGCCCTCCTGAAGTGGCCCTTCAACCAGAAGGTCACCCTGATGCTCCTGGACCAGGACCACCGGGAGCACGTGATCGACGCCTTCCGTCCGGACGTGACCTCCTCCTCTTTCCAGCGTCCAATTGGCGCGCTGAACGTGGCCAGCGGCTGCCTCCTTTTCTGCCCCCTTTCCAAGATGGCCGCCCGGGACTCCTACGTCCAGGACGACACCCTCTTCATCAAGGCCATCGTCGACCTAACCGGACTCTGA